In a genomic window of Candidatus Binatia bacterium:
- the leuB gene encoding 3-isopropylmalate dehydrogenase — MSSYRIAVLPGDGIGPEVVREGTELLSRVAELHGFNVEYEEGIVGGASIDAHGKPLTDSVLKLAKQADAVLLGAMGGPKWDSLDYSIRPERALLALRQELGLFANLRPVKLFSALAAASTLKREVVEGTDLLVVRELTGGIYFGQPKGVTKLPDGTERGVNTEVYTTPEIERIARVGFEAARKRRKKLTSVDKANVLEVTELWRKVVTRMHKENGYGDVALDHMLVDNCAMQLIRDPKQFDVMVTTNMFGDILSDEAAMLTGSIGMLPSASLGGKVGMYEPVHGTAPDIAGKDMANPLATILTVALMLRHSLDQGKAADRIEKAVEDVLNEGYRTADIKSEGCKLIGCKEMGKRVREKVG, encoded by the coding sequence TTGAGCAGCTACAGAATAGCCGTGTTGCCGGGAGACGGGATCGGGCCGGAGGTCGTGCGCGAAGGGACCGAACTCTTGAGCCGCGTCGCCGAGCTTCACGGCTTCAACGTGGAATATGAAGAAGGCATCGTCGGCGGCGCATCGATCGACGCGCACGGGAAGCCGCTCACCGATTCGGTCTTGAAGCTGGCGAAGCAGGCCGATGCCGTGTTGCTCGGCGCAATGGGCGGACCGAAGTGGGACAGCCTGGATTATTCGATTCGTCCGGAGCGCGCTTTACTCGCGCTGCGCCAGGAGTTGGGACTTTTCGCCAATCTCCGTCCGGTGAAGCTCTTCTCGGCTCTCGCTGCGGCCTCGACGCTCAAGCGCGAAGTCGTCGAGGGGACCGATCTTCTCGTTGTGCGCGAGTTGACCGGCGGGATCTATTTCGGCCAGCCCAAGGGCGTGACCAAGCTTCCGGACGGCACCGAGCGCGGCGTGAACACGGAGGTTTACACGACGCCGGAGATCGAGCGCATCGCGCGCGTCGGTTTCGAGGCGGCGCGCAAGCGGCGGAAGAAATTGACTTCGGTTGATAAGGCGAACGTGCTCGAAGTCACGGAGCTGTGGCGCAAGGTGGTCACCCGCATGCACAAAGAGAACGGTTACGGCGACGTTGCGCTCGACCACATGCTCGTGGACAACTGCGCGATGCAGCTTATTCGGGATCCCAAGCAGTTCGACGTGATGGTCACGACCAACATGTTCGGCGATATCTTGAGCGACGAGGCGGCGATGCTGACCGGCTCGATCGGCATGCTGCCGTCGGCGAGCCTCGGCGGCAAAGTCGGCATGTACGAGCCGGTGCACGGCACCGCGCCGGACATCGCTGGGAAAGACATGGCCAATCCGCTGGCGACGATTCTCACGGTCGCGTTGATGCTGCGCCATTCGCTCGATCAGGGCAAGGCGGCGGACCGGATCGAGAAGGCGGTCGAGGACGTGCTCAACGAAGGCTACCGCACCGCCGACATCAAATCGGAAGGCTGCAAGCTCATCGGTTGCAAGGAGATGGGAAAACGGGTCAGGGAAAAGGTAGGTTAA
- a CDS encoding aspartate-semialdehyde dehydrogenase — protein sequence MKKERYNVAVVGATGAVGEQMREILQERLFPVGELRLLASERSAGQFLEFEQKQIRVEVVREDSFDDIDIALFSAGGSVSGKFAPIAVAAGAVVVDNTARFRMEPDVPLVVPEVNASEIANYKSRGIIANPNCSTIQMVVALKPIHDAARIKRVLVSTYQSTSGAGRKAMEELSQQTQALFNGKEPVREKFPHQIAFNCIPHIDVFLPSGYTKEEAKISNETKKILGDSSIGVTATCVRVPVFCGHSESVNIETEKKLTVGDVRAILREAPGVLLCDAPEENVYPMAIDAVGTDATMIGRVREDDTVPNGINLWIVADNLRKGAALNAVQIAEILIRDYL from the coding sequence GTGAAAAAGGAGCGGTATAACGTGGCCGTCGTTGGCGCGACGGGAGCGGTCGGGGAGCAGATGCGCGAGATCCTGCAGGAGAGACTTTTTCCGGTAGGCGAATTGCGGCTGCTCGCGTCGGAGCGATCCGCCGGCCAATTCCTCGAATTCGAACAGAAACAGATTCGAGTCGAGGTCGTCCGGGAAGATTCTTTCGACGATATCGATATCGCGCTTTTTTCCGCCGGCGGATCCGTGAGCGGTAAGTTCGCTCCGATCGCCGTCGCTGCCGGCGCGGTCGTCGTCGATAATACCGCGCGCTTCCGCATGGAGCCCGACGTCCCACTCGTCGTGCCCGAAGTCAACGCGAGCGAGATCGCCAATTATAAAAGTCGCGGCATTATCGCTAATCCGAACTGCTCGACGATCCAGATGGTCGTCGCCCTCAAGCCGATACACGACGCGGCGCGGATCAAGCGCGTGCTCGTCTCGACCTACCAGTCCACCTCAGGCGCCGGCCGCAAGGCGATGGAAGAGCTGAGCCAACAGACCCAAGCGCTGTTCAACGGCAAAGAGCCGGTGAGGGAGAAGTTCCCGCATCAGATCGCCTTTAACTGCATCCCGCACATCGACGTCTTCCTGCCGAGCGGCTACACCAAGGAGGAGGCAAAGATTAGCAACGAGACGAAGAAGATCCTGGGGGATTCGTCGATCGGGGTGACTGCGACCTGTGTGCGCGTGCCGGTTTTCTGCGGCCACTCCGAGTCGGTGAACATCGAGACCGAGAAAAAGCTCACGGTCGGCGACGTCAGGGCGATTCTGCGCGAGGCGCCGGGAGTTTTGCTCTGCGACGCGCCCGAAGAGAACGTTTATCCGATGGCGATCGACGCGGTCGGCACGGACGCGACCATGATCGGCCGGGTGCGCGAGGACGATACCGTCCCCAACGGCATCAATCTCTGGATCGTCGCCGACAATCTCCGCAAAGGCGCGGCGCTGAATGCCGTCCAGATCGCGGAGATACTGATCAGGGATTACTTGTGA
- a CDS encoding nucleotidyl transferase AbiEii/AbiGii toxin family protein has protein sequence MAPRFARALRTLPSLFKAASASLPTPIRFALIGGLGVSAWGAVRATQDIDLLADSDSSPVRDLEFRDRLQRHLEGKGCVVEWRIGGFDDPVPLLLRLKLHRSAGGMTVDILWAHKRYHREALVRSIPLKVGRFQVPVLHPEDLILMKLEAGGPQDLLDVETLLSNPPPVLSLKSLRQKAAKLRLGEMLDECLRNAKTKKQNRSRKAWR, from the coding sequence ATGGCGCCGCGGTTTGCGCGCGCTCTGCGCACTTTGCCAAGCCTGTTTAAAGCTGCGTCTGCTTCGCTTCCCACTCCTATTCGCTTTGCCTTGATTGGAGGGTTAGGAGTGTCAGCCTGGGGCGCGGTGCGCGCGACTCAGGATATCGATCTGTTAGCCGACTCTGACTCAAGCCCGGTGCGCGACCTTGAATTTCGCGATCGGTTGCAGAGGCATTTGGAGGGAAAAGGCTGCGTCGTGGAGTGGAGGATCGGCGGCTTCGATGATCCGGTTCCGTTGCTTTTGCGGCTGAAGCTCCACCGTTCGGCCGGAGGCATGACCGTCGATATTCTCTGGGCGCATAAACGTTATCATCGGGAGGCGCTCGTCAGGAGTATTCCCTTGAAGGTTGGTCGGTTCCAGGTTCCTGTTCTTCATCCGGAGGATTTGATTCTCATGAAGCTGGAAGCCGGTGGTCCGCAGGACCTGTTGGATGTAGAGACACTGCTCTCCAATCCGCCGCCCGTACTGAGTCTCAAGAGCCTCCGGCAGAAAGCGGCAAAACTTCGTCTGGGTGAAATGTTAGACGAGTGCTTGCGTAACGCTAAGACAAAAAAACAAAATCGTAGCCGCAAGGCGTGGCGCTGA
- a CDS encoding DUF2442 domain-containing protein gives MREEKEGGSAAKPRARSVSVSEEALTVDLVDGRTIIVPVAWYPRLWHGSDQERNRVEIFGDGTYIHWPDLDEDLTVAGLLAGHRSGESPESLKKWLEARGNKNQKSK, from the coding sequence ATGCGTGAAGAAAAAGAAGGAGGATCGGCGGCCAAGCCTCGCGCTCGAAGCGTTTCCGTCAGCGAAGAAGCGTTGACGGTGGACCTGGTGGACGGCCGCACCATCATTGTACCTGTGGCTTGGTATCCCCGTCTGTGGCACGGCTCCGATCAGGAGCGAAATCGCGTCGAGATATTTGGCGACGGGACGTATATCCACTGGCCTGACTTGGACGAGGATCTCACAGTCGCCGGACTTTTAGCGGGTCACCGCTCTGGCGAGAGTCCCGAATCCCTTAAGAAGTGGTTGGAAGCGCGAGGAAACAAGAACCAGAAGTCCAAGTGA
- a CDS encoding DUF433 domain-containing protein, with protein MLDWPSCPAVERDPERVSGQWVFRGTRVPVAALFENLEDGVQIDQFVQLFPGVTIEQVRAVLDHAARSLALPQVA; from the coding sequence ATGTTGGATTGGCCCTCTTGTCCGGCGGTTGAGCGTGACCCAGAGCGCGTAAGCGGCCAGTGGGTATTTCGCGGCACGCGCGTCCCGGTTGCTGCTCTCTTTGAGAACCTTGAAGACGGGGTCCAGATCGATCAATTTGTTCAGTTGTTTCCGGGCGTCACTATCGAGCAGGTGCGCGCCGTCCTCGACCACGCGGCCAGAAGCTTGGCTTTACCCCAGGTTGCCTGA
- a CDS encoding glycine cleavage T C-terminal barrel domain-containing protein produces MSQIFDITLITRGARIRRSPFFEATQKYGCKSYTVYNHMLLPSYYDDPVKEYWKLIEGVTLWDVGVERQVEITGRDAFKLTNMLTPRDLSKCKVGQGKYVLITDENGGIINDPVLMRLGENHFWLAVADSDVLLWAKGVALNSGMDVKIQEPDVSPIQIQGPKSKPVMERLFSAKILDMPYYHFVDTKLDGIPLIVTRTGWTGEVGYEIYLRDGSRGVELWEKVMAAGKPEGITPTGPSDIRRIEAGILNYGIDMTLENNPYEVGLDRLVELDQKNDFIGKAALRRIKAEGVKRKLVGIEIAGAPLDLNLTRWPVSRNGRKVGFVTSAVFSPRLKKNIGYAMLPVEHGGLGTALTVAVPDAGDRRATVVKKPFLDPQKNIPKS; encoded by the coding sequence ATGTCCCAAATCTTCGACATCACCCTTATCACCCGCGGCGCTAGGATTCGCCGCTCGCCGTTTTTCGAGGCGACGCAGAAATATGGTTGCAAGAGCTACACGGTGTACAACCACATGCTGCTTCCGAGCTACTATGACGATCCGGTGAAGGAATACTGGAAGCTGATCGAAGGGGTGACGCTGTGGGACGTGGGCGTGGAACGGCAGGTGGAGATCACCGGCCGCGATGCTTTCAAGCTCACCAATATGTTGACGCCGCGGGATTTGAGCAAATGTAAAGTAGGACAGGGAAAGTACGTGCTCATCACCGATGAGAACGGCGGCATCATCAACGATCCGGTGCTGATGCGCCTCGGCGAAAATCACTTTTGGCTCGCCGTTGCCGACAGCGATGTGCTGCTGTGGGCCAAGGGCGTTGCGCTGAACTCCGGAATGGATGTCAAGATTCAAGAGCCGGACGTTTCGCCGATTCAAATCCAGGGACCGAAGTCGAAGCCGGTGATGGAGCGTCTGTTCAGCGCAAAAATTTTGGATATGCCCTACTACCACTTCGTTGATACCAAGCTGGACGGCATTCCTCTCATAGTCACCCGCACCGGTTGGACGGGCGAGGTCGGCTACGAGATTTACCTGCGTGACGGAAGCCGCGGCGTGGAGCTGTGGGAGAAAGTGATGGCGGCGGGAAAGCCGGAAGGCATCACGCCGACCGGACCGTCGGACATTCGCCGCATCGAGGCCGGTATACTCAACTACGGCATCGACATGACGCTGGAGAACAATCCGTATGAGGTCGGGCTCGATCGCTTGGTCGAGCTGGATCAGAAAAACGATTTCATCGGCAAAGCGGCGCTCAGGCGCATCAAGGCCGAAGGCGTGAAGCGCAAGCTAGTCGGCATTGAGATCGCCGGCGCGCCGCTGGATTTAAATCTCACGCGCTGGCCCGTGAGCCGGAACGGAAGGAAGGTTGGCTTTGTCACCTCCGCCGTCTTCTCGCCGCGCCTAAAGAAAAACATCGGCTATGCCATGCTCCCCGTGGAACACGGCGGCTTGGGAACAGCGTTGACGGTGGCGGTTCCGGACGCGGGAGACAGGCGCGCGACGGTGGTAAAAAAACCCTTCCTCGATCCGCAAAAAAATATCCCGAAGTCTTAA
- a CDS encoding MFS transporter, whose translation MKTATLKLCLPVIAVTAQQNVAGLIVPPFLQSAEFPVAMIGSLISLGPVLALASRIPSGLAYTDKRARALMSLALLAMAATNFLYSYAVTSLTFAVVHGVNGFAYGAATTLYLAFYIGSLPPDEDRNHAMGYYAGSLALGYSTGNFLAGFVADRFGYEATFQLAALLSFLCAGLLFTLKKSAASSDTKKKDGGSPRPNLNWLQSLKSAWEPKLAAVAVVALFLNLLHQMANVFLPLYGLAVGLTLTQVGVIKGFYALCNAITRPISGLVVKRLGHRRLSYGGMPVQSAFVLLIPFCADFITLLIVHVSAGFVRAVAIVSNSISLVQETDEARVPRGVSSGLYNAAGDLGNIVGPSMGGLIASVTGVANLFMVGPLITAVLFFISLWACRFIAPKPSTARK comes from the coding sequence ATGAAGACGGCAACCCTGAAGCTGTGCCTGCCGGTCATCGCCGTGACCGCGCAGCAAAACGTCGCGGGCCTGATCGTCCCGCCCTTTCTCCAGAGCGCCGAGTTTCCCGTCGCCATGATAGGCTCGCTGATCTCTCTGGGGCCGGTTCTGGCGCTCGCATCGCGGATCCCCTCGGGTCTCGCGTACACGGACAAGCGGGCGCGCGCGTTGATGAGCCTGGCGCTCTTGGCGATGGCGGCCACCAATTTCCTCTATTCCTATGCGGTCACAAGTCTCACCTTTGCCGTTGTTCACGGAGTCAACGGCTTCGCCTACGGCGCGGCCACCACGCTTTATCTGGCCTTTTACATCGGCTCGCTGCCGCCGGACGAAGACCGCAACCACGCGATGGGTTACTACGCCGGCAGTCTCGCGCTCGGCTATTCGACGGGTAATTTTCTGGCGGGATTCGTCGCCGACCGGTTCGGCTACGAGGCCACCTTCCAGTTAGCGGCGCTGCTGTCGTTCTTATGCGCGGGGCTGCTCTTCACTTTGAAGAAGAGCGCCGCATCATCGGACACGAAAAAAAAAGACGGCGGATCGCCGCGACCAAACCTGAATTGGTTGCAGTCTCTTAAGTCAGCCTGGGAGCCGAAGCTCGCGGCTGTCGCGGTGGTCGCGCTGTTCTTGAATTTGCTGCACCAGATGGCGAATGTCTTTTTACCGCTCTATGGTCTGGCGGTCGGACTGACGTTAACCCAGGTGGGCGTGATCAAAGGATTCTACGCTCTTTGCAACGCGATTACGCGGCCGATCAGCGGCCTTGTCGTTAAACGATTGGGGCATCGCCGCCTCTCCTACGGCGGAATGCCCGTGCAGTCGGCTTTCGTGTTGCTCATCCCTTTTTGTGCCGATTTCATCACGCTGCTGATCGTGCATGTCTCGGCCGGCTTTGTCCGCGCCGTCGCGATCGTCAGCAACTCGATCAGCCTGGTCCAGGAAACGGATGAAGCGCGCGTGCCGCGCGGAGTCTCATCCGGGCTTTATAACGCGGCCGGCGATCTGGGAAATATCGTCGGTCCAAGCATGGGCGGTCTGATCGCTTCGGTTACCGGCGTGGCCAACCTGTTCATGGTCGGGCCACTGATAACGGCGGTTCTGTTTTTTATTTCGCTCTGGGCCTGCCGGTTCATCGCTCCAAAACCTAGCACCGCGAGGAAATGA
- a CDS encoding CoA ester lyase — MELKRSWMFVPGHRQKMIDKALTLNADAIMLDIEDGVAPNEKDTARKLIGEALGRERAPKSPTRFVRINAIGHERMEVDLQEVVRPGLDGLVLPKVEAPEEVRKVDTLLKARELEHKIEIGSTRLLIAIESPRGLLDAPGIAAASPRVIGLMFGAEDYGREMGLPTKREGEAQELLYARSATAVAAASAHVQAIDGVWVDLKDSEGLGRFARQSRRLGFSGMSLIHPSQIDPINAVFSPTPEEIEYATQVVRAFEEANARGDGSVAFGGQLIDRPIVERARRTLEMAKTLGIKA, encoded by the coding sequence ATGGAATTGAAGCGCTCGTGGATGTTTGTGCCGGGGCACAGGCAGAAGATGATCGATAAGGCGCTGACGCTGAACGCCGATGCGATCATGCTCGACATCGAGGACGGCGTCGCTCCCAACGAGAAAGATACCGCGCGAAAACTCATCGGCGAAGCGCTCGGGCGCGAGCGAGCGCCGAAATCTCCTACTCGCTTCGTGCGCATCAATGCCATCGGCCACGAGCGGATGGAGGTTGACCTCCAAGAAGTCGTGCGTCCGGGATTGGACGGGCTGGTCCTGCCCAAGGTCGAAGCGCCGGAGGAAGTAAGGAAAGTCGATACTTTGCTGAAGGCGCGCGAGCTCGAGCACAAGATCGAGATCGGCAGCACGAGATTGCTGATAGCGATCGAAAGCCCGCGCGGCCTTCTCGACGCGCCGGGCATCGCCGCCGCCTCGCCGCGCGTCATCGGCTTGATGTTCGGCGCCGAGGACTACGGCCGCGAGATGGGTCTCCCGACCAAACGGGAAGGCGAGGCGCAGGAGCTGCTTTACGCGCGCTCCGCGACGGCCGTCGCGGCCGCATCGGCGCACGTCCAGGCGATCGACGGCGTCTGGGTCGATTTGAAAGATTCGGAAGGCCTCGGGCGATTCGCGCGCCAGTCGCGGCGGCTCGGGTTTTCCGGGATGTCTCTCATCCATCCATCGCAGATCGACCCGATCAACGCCGTCTTCAGTCCGACGCCGGAAGAGATCGAATACGCCACGCAAGTAGTTCGGGCCTTCGAGGAAGCGAATGCGCGCGGCGACGGGTCCGTTGCTTTTGGGGGCCAGTTGATCGACCGGCCGATCGTCGAGCGCGCAAGGCGTACGTTGGAAATGGCAAAAACTCTGGGTATCAAAGCTTAG